The following nucleotide sequence is from Pirellulales bacterium.
GATGGATCCGCGATTGGCCGTCGTCTCGTTGGTGCCGTTTCCAGTCATTGTGTGGCTGGTCTATCGGGTGCGGGCACGATTGCGGCGCGGATTTCGGCAAGCGAGTGTCGCCTGGGGTGATCTGACAAGCGTGTTGGCCGATACGATCCCGGGCATCCGTGTGGTAAAGGCATTTGCTCAGGAAGACCGCGAGATCGAGCGGTTCGGCCGCAGCAATCGCCGCGTCGTGGACATCAACGACCGGGTGAATGTTATCTGGTCGTTCTTCGGGCCAACCGTAAAGTTCTCAACCGACATCGGCTTGTTGATCGTCTGGGGGTTCGGCTGCTGGCAGGTGTTCCACCATGGCGTGACCGTCGGCACGCTCAGCGCCTTTGTGCTTTTTATAATCCGATTTTTCACGCGTATCGAATCGCTGATCTTCATGGTTTCGGCGACGCAGCGAGCAGCCGTTTCTTCGCAGCGGATCTTCGAGATTCTCGACCGCGTGCCGAGCGTTGCCGATCCGGTTCGGCCGGTGCATCCGGGCCGGCTAAAGGGATCGATTGAGTTGCGCGGCGTGCGCTTCAAATATGGCACTCGCGAAGTGTTGCACGGCCTTGATCTGTCGATTCAGCCGGGCGAAATGATCGGCCTGGTCGGGGCCAGCGGCGCCGGCAAGAGCACGCTCATCAATCTGATCTGCCGGTTTTACGACGTTGCCGAAGGAGCGATTCTGGCCGACGGCATCGATATTCGCTCGTTTCCCAAAGCCGAATATCGGGCGACCGTGGGCATCGTGTTGCAAGATCCATTCTTATTTTACGGCACGATCGCGGAGAACATCGCCTATGGCCGCCCCAATGCATCGCATGAGCAAATCGTGGCCGCGGCCCGCGCCGCCCGGGCCCATGAATTCATCCTCCGCCTGCCCGACGGCTACGACTCGCTCGTGGGCGAACGGGGGCAAACGCTTTCCGGCGGCGAACGCCAGCGAATTTCGATCGCCCGGGCCCTGCTGATCGATCCGCGAATCTTGATCCTCGACGAAGCCACATCGTCGGTCGACACGGAAACGGAGCGCGAGATTCAAACCGCCCTGGAGAATCTGATCCGCGGCCGGACGACGTTGGCCATCGCGCATCGTCTGAGCACGCTTCGCCGGGCCGATCGGCTCGTGGTGCTCGAGCGCGGTCGGATCGTCGAAATCGGCAACCACCAGGAACTGCTCGAACGCAACGGCGTTTACGCCCGGCTGCACCAAGCACAATTGGAAGTCGTGCAAGGCGTCGGCGTGTAAGATTCCCGAGCCCGCGGCGCAAGCAAGGAAGGTTTTTGCGAGAGCAAAAGCGACGCGCGAAACCGCACGCGGACGGACAACCGCCTCTCGGCTCGTAGCACGCTTGCGGTTTCGCGCTTGATGTCCACCGCGCAGCGCGGATTGCCGTACGCAATTTCGCGGAAAGCTCAGCCGCCGGGCGGTGCCGGGGCGGGAGACGGAGTGGCCGCAACCGTCGCGCCGGGCGGCACTTTCACCTTAAACTGATAGACGTTCATCTGCAAATAGAGGCACAGGCAGCCGACGACGATGAACATCAGCGAGAGGA
It contains:
- a CDS encoding ABC transporter ATP-binding protein, coding for MDGSTNPERSLPELWRHELQHQLEAAEHVLAWFEPDLDQRLAYAKRLVVLTDRRIIGYGRRDALAVGRPPVETAARDHGENENGLAVAGEIRGVDTAWPAADAAQVTALAVEAANEPPPVDSPIWQSWPLHDSLIVECRDRGGAGSLEVRTPIQRLCHWRYTPIAATAAHQFVGRVNAARQKSGSVAAPVAVCPSCGSPITSDDGVCQSCSAVLSPPAISSLYRLIGFARPWAGWIALGFGLTLAGTAVGLIPFYLTKPLLDNVLSPFEHHQPVSQWLAVWLLAGFAGAALVAWLLEWPRTYILAWVSERISADLRKKTYAHLQWLSLEFFGGKRTGDLIARIGSDTERICNFLSINLVSFGSDLVMMLMTAVLMLTMDPRLAVVSLVPFPVIVWLVYRVRARLRRGFRQASVAWGDLTSVLADTIPGIRVVKAFAQEDREIERFGRSNRRVVDINDRVNVIWSFFGPTVKFSTDIGLLIVWGFGCWQVFHHGVTVGTLSAFVLFIIRFFTRIESLIFMVSATQRAAVSSQRIFEILDRVPSVADPVRPVHPGRLKGSIELRGVRFKYGTREVLHGLDLSIQPGEMIGLVGASGAGKSTLINLICRFYDVAEGAILADGIDIRSFPKAEYRATVGIVLQDPFLFYGTIAENIAYGRPNASHEQIVAAARAARAHEFILRLPDGYDSLVGERGQTLSGGERQRISIARALLIDPRILILDEATSSVDTETEREIQTALENLIRGRTTLAIAHRLSTLRRADRLVVLERGRIVEIGNHQELLERNGVYARLHQAQLEVVQGVGV